One segment of Gordonia terrae DNA contains the following:
- a CDS encoding S1C family serine protease, with the protein MRSGHRGAVNTPQTPMPQNPDGHDPITEPFVPPHGSAHPPGPWMMNQQATSPLPPPPMPPVSRPRAGVTKPIIVTALLAGLLGGAVGMGGSALLGHDAASVPVLSSQPAAAANAADAQPGSVTYAASVASKSTADIKVQTANGTAVGSGVVLSPDGYVLTNHHVVAGAGSGSTIVVTTGDGHQHNATVTGTSPSYDLAVIKLQGASGLTPAALGDSDALKVGQQVVAVGSPDSLSNTVTSGIVSALSRTVTAGDQSGSSLTVYNGLQTDTPINPGNSGGPLVNLQGQVIAVNSAVDTGQAASGGPQSFGLGFAIPINTAKRIANQLLQDGKATKPVLGVSGSLSAGDRTEGASVSSVQRGGPAAAAGIRQGDVITKIGDTAVADYADLMAQILTHKPGETVPVTIGSGSDARTVEVKLGSAVDEQETTVPESGSGSGGSPLPFGGNPFGQNP; encoded by the coding sequence ATGAGGTCCGGGCATCGTGGTGCCGTGAACACGCCCCAGACCCCCATGCCCCAGAACCCCGACGGCCATGATCCGATCACCGAACCATTTGTGCCACCGCACGGATCGGCGCATCCGCCCGGGCCGTGGATGATGAACCAGCAGGCAACCTCGCCGCTGCCGCCTCCGCCGATGCCGCCGGTGTCGCGACCCCGTGCCGGGGTGACCAAACCGATCATCGTCACCGCGCTGCTGGCCGGGTTGCTCGGTGGCGCCGTCGGCATGGGCGGCAGTGCGCTGCTCGGGCACGACGCCGCGTCCGTTCCGGTCCTCAGCTCGCAACCGGCCGCGGCGGCCAATGCTGCTGACGCACAACCCGGTTCGGTGACCTACGCCGCGAGCGTGGCATCGAAGTCGACCGCGGACATCAAGGTGCAGACCGCGAACGGCACGGCCGTGGGCAGCGGGGTCGTTCTCTCCCCCGACGGCTACGTCCTGACCAACCATCACGTCGTCGCCGGCGCCGGCTCCGGGAGCACCATCGTCGTCACCACCGGAGACGGACATCAGCACAACGCCACGGTGACCGGAACGTCCCCGTCGTACGACCTGGCCGTGATCAAGCTGCAGGGCGCGTCGGGACTGACCCCGGCGGCACTCGGCGACTCCGACGCGCTGAAGGTGGGCCAGCAGGTGGTGGCCGTCGGCAGCCCCGACAGCCTGTCCAACACGGTGACGTCCGGCATCGTCAGTGCACTGTCGCGCACGGTGACCGCCGGAGACCAGAGCGGTTCGTCGCTCACCGTGTACAACGGTCTGCAGACCGACACCCCGATCAACCCGGGCAATTCCGGTGGGCCACTGGTGAATCTGCAGGGGCAGGTGATCGCGGTGAACTCGGCCGTGGACACCGGTCAGGCCGCGAGCGGCGGACCGCAGTCCTTCGGGCTGGGCTTCGCCATCCCGATCAACACCGCCAAGCGCATCGCCAATCAGCTGTTGCAGGACGGCAAGGCGACCAAACCGGTACTGGGCGTGTCGGGTTCGCTGTCGGCCGGCGATCGGACCGAGGGCGCGTCGGTCTCGTCGGTGCAGCGTGGCGGCCCGGCCGCGGCGGCAGGCATCCGGCAGGGCGACGTCATCACGAAGATCGGGGACACCGCCGTCGCCGACTACGCCGACCTGATGGCGCAGATCCTCACCCACAAGCCCGGTGAGACGGTGCCGGTGACCATCGGTTCGGGCTCCGATGCCCGCACGGTCGAGGTGAAGCTGGGCAGCGCCGTCGACGAGCAGGAGACGACAGTCCCGGAGTCCGGCAGCGGATCGGGCGGCTCCCCACTGCCGTTCGGCGGCAACCCCTTCGGCCAGAACCCGTGA
- a CDS encoding putative immunity protein encodes MADFELTDDDLRVVVGYATQWAAEVLPVFERAQPDDDRPRAAIEAAQEFACGARRSALQRSSPFAAHRAAKDAPLEVARLAAQAAGDASAAAYLHPIAKAHQVRHILRAAANRALVAELESGGDPVVGSEMIEIVCSRTPPELVDVLRRYPKPGRGASRVGVLMADLDRRLRESHPRTDWDA; translated from the coding sequence ATGGCAGACTTCGAGTTGACCGACGACGACCTGCGCGTCGTCGTCGGCTATGCCACGCAGTGGGCTGCAGAAGTGTTGCCGGTCTTCGAGCGAGCGCAGCCCGATGACGATCGGCCGCGCGCAGCCATCGAGGCGGCGCAGGAATTTGCCTGCGGCGCACGGAGATCCGCGCTGCAGCGGAGTTCGCCGTTTGCGGCGCATCGGGCGGCGAAGGATGCGCCGTTGGAGGTCGCGCGACTGGCCGCACAGGCCGCCGGCGACGCCTCGGCGGCCGCCTATCTGCACCCGATCGCCAAAGCGCACCAGGTCAGGCACATCTTGCGGGCTGCGGCGAATCGGGCTCTCGTCGCCGAACTCGAGAGCGGGGGCGACCCCGTCGTCGGGAGCGAGATGATCGAGATCGTGTGCAGCCGCACGCCACCCGAACTCGTGGACGTCCTGCGCAGATATCCGAAACCCGGTCGTGGCGCGTCGCGCGTCGGCGTTCTGATGGCCGATCTCGACAGGCGGTTGCGTGAGTCGCACCCACGCACCGACTGGGACGCCTGA
- a CDS encoding sulfurtransferase, whose translation MSTPVLPALVDVAWLRDRLDDPSVVIVDATTHLPIPKEGPYVPESGAESFRAEHIPGAVFADLLTDFADADSAEPWTVPSSEQFASAASALGIGDGATVVVYDQLEGFWATRFWWHLRLEGFDAVTVLDGGLPAWKAAGAPVTDAESTITPRAFSGTRRPELLRSTADVAAALDDPSTLLVNVLDEPTYRGETTTYARQGHIPGSVNLPVFSIRDAETGALRPIDELRREFEAAGLLADDTAVVTYCGGGIAATGIAHALALVGRDDVAVYDGSMTAWANDPSLPLVTGSEPR comes from the coding sequence ATGAGTACACCTGTCCTGCCTGCTCTGGTCGATGTCGCCTGGTTGCGGGATCGTCTGGATGACCCGTCCGTGGTCATCGTCGACGCGACCACCCATCTCCCGATTCCGAAGGAGGGGCCCTATGTCCCGGAGTCGGGTGCGGAATCTTTTCGTGCAGAACATATCCCGGGTGCAGTCTTCGCCGACCTACTGACCGACTTCGCCGACGCCGACAGCGCCGAGCCGTGGACGGTCCCGTCGTCCGAGCAATTCGCCTCGGCTGCTTCGGCATTGGGTATCGGCGACGGCGCCACCGTCGTGGTCTACGACCAACTCGAGGGATTCTGGGCCACGCGGTTCTGGTGGCACCTGCGCCTCGAAGGGTTCGACGCCGTGACCGTGCTCGACGGCGGACTGCCTGCCTGGAAGGCTGCCGGTGCCCCGGTCACCGATGCCGAGTCGACCATCACCCCGCGTGCCTTCAGTGGAACGCGTCGCCCCGAACTCCTGCGATCGACCGCCGATGTCGCTGCGGCGCTCGATGATCCGTCGACCCTCCTGGTCAATGTCCTCGACGAGCCGACCTATCGCGGCGAAACCACCACCTATGCTCGGCAGGGGCACATCCCCGGGTCGGTGAACCTGCCCGTGTTCTCGATCCGCGACGCCGAGACCGGCGCCCTCCGGCCCATCGACGAGTTGCGTCGTGAGTTCGAGGCGGCCGGATTGCTGGCCGACGACACCGCGGTGGTGACGTACTGCGGCGGCGGCATCGCAGCCACCGGAATCGCGCACGCGCTCGCGCTCGTCGGTCGCGACGACGTGGCGGTCTACGACGGCTCGATGACCGCGTGGGCGAACGACCCGTCACTCCCGCTGGTCACCGGCTCCGAACCCCGCTGA
- the ychF gene encoding redox-regulated ATPase YchF: MSLTLGIVGLPNVGKSTLFNALTRNDVLAANYPFATIEPNVGVVELPDRRLDRLSEIFGSERILPATVSFVDIAGIVKGASEGEGMGNQFLANIREADAICQVVRVFDDGDVVHVDGRVDPFADIEVIETELILADMQTLEKAIPRLEKDARKNKELAATLEAAKKAQELLDSGKTLFSQSNSFDLSSVRELHLMTAKPFLYVFNSDEGVLTDDAKKAELRAAVAPADAVFLDAKVESELLELDEEDAQELLDSIGQDEPGLTSLARAGFHTLGLQTYLTAGPKESRAWTIHQGDTAPKAAGVIHTDFEKGFIKAEIVSFDDLDAAGSMAAAKSAGKVRMEGKDYVMKDGDVVEFRFNV; this comes from the coding sequence GTGAGTCTCACCCTGGGAATCGTCGGTCTGCCCAACGTCGGTAAGTCGACCCTGTTCAATGCCCTGACCCGTAACGACGTCCTCGCCGCGAACTATCCGTTCGCGACCATCGAGCCCAACGTCGGCGTGGTCGAACTGCCCGATCGCCGGCTCGATCGGCTCTCGGAGATCTTCGGCAGCGAGCGGATCCTGCCTGCCACGGTGTCCTTCGTCGACATCGCCGGCATCGTGAAGGGCGCATCGGAGGGCGAGGGCATGGGCAACCAGTTCCTGGCCAACATCCGTGAGGCCGACGCCATCTGCCAGGTGGTCCGGGTGTTCGACGACGGCGACGTCGTCCACGTCGACGGTCGTGTCGACCCCTTCGCCGACATCGAGGTCATCGAGACCGAGCTGATCCTGGCCGACATGCAGACCCTGGAGAAGGCCATCCCGCGCCTGGAGAAGGACGCACGCAAGAACAAGGAGCTCGCCGCGACCCTGGAGGCCGCCAAGAAGGCGCAGGAATTGCTCGACAGCGGCAAAACACTGTTCTCTCAGAGCAATTCGTTTGATCTGTCATCGGTGCGCGAGCTGCATCTGATGACCGCGAAGCCGTTCCTCTACGTCTTCAACTCCGACGAGGGAGTGCTGACCGACGACGCGAAGAAGGCCGAGCTGCGTGCCGCCGTCGCACCCGCCGACGCGGTGTTCCTCGACGCGAAGGTGGAGAGTGAGCTCCTGGAGCTCGACGAGGAGGACGCCCAGGAACTGCTCGACTCCATCGGGCAGGACGAGCCGGGCCTGACGTCGTTGGCGCGCGCCGGTTTCCACACCCTGGGCTTGCAGACCTACCTCACGGCCGGACCCAAGGAGTCCCGCGCCTGGACCATCCACCAGGGCGACACCGCGCCCAAGGCGGCGGGCGTGATCCACACCGACTTCGAAAAGGGCTTCATCAAGGCCGAGATCGTGTCGTTCGACGACCTCGACGCCGCCGGATCGATGGCCGCGGCCAAGTCCGCGGGCAAGGTGCGCATGGAGGGCAAGGACTACGTCATGAAGGATGGCGACGTCGTCGAGTTCCGGTTCAACGTCTGA
- a CDS encoding isopenicillin N synthase family dioxygenase, whose amino-acid sequence MTDSPVLTVDLREWRSGGAGAQRVCAAVDESLQQAGFLLVTGHEVDPELPRALRAAARKFFALSADVKSEYSAGVGGRGWIGPGKEANGFSEGTETPPDLKESFTAGAQTPVGTPEIDDYWFAPDVWPTETPELRELFTAWTSQMRKLSDDLLGLMAAALGLVGPDNPFRDLASNPTWSANINHYPPLHDVGHPEPGQFRIGPHTDFGTVTILDREPGAGGLQVYSEHSGWADAPWNPDALTVNIGDILEYWSAGRWPAGRHRVLPPQPDAPAEDLVSLIFFYELDHDALVTPVAPPIGRRAGLEPVVSGDFIRQRLDAITVG is encoded by the coding sequence ATGACCGACAGTCCGGTCCTCACCGTCGATCTCCGCGAATGGCGATCCGGCGGGGCCGGCGCACAACGCGTCTGCGCCGCCGTCGACGAGTCACTGCAGCAGGCCGGGTTCCTGCTCGTCACCGGGCACGAGGTCGATCCCGAACTGCCGCGGGCGTTGCGCGCGGCGGCCCGCAAGTTCTTCGCCCTCTCCGCCGACGTGAAGAGCGAGTACTCGGCGGGCGTCGGCGGCCGCGGCTGGATCGGGCCGGGCAAGGAGGCGAACGGCTTCTCCGAGGGCACCGAAACCCCGCCGGATCTCAAGGAATCGTTCACCGCCGGTGCGCAGACACCGGTGGGCACACCCGAGATCGACGACTACTGGTTCGCTCCGGACGTATGGCCGACGGAGACACCCGAACTCCGGGAGTTGTTCACCGCGTGGACGTCTCAGATGAGGAAGCTGTCCGACGACCTGCTCGGTTTGATGGCCGCCGCACTCGGCCTCGTCGGTCCGGACAACCCGTTCCGGGATCTCGCGTCGAACCCGACGTGGTCCGCCAACATCAACCACTACCCGCCACTGCACGACGTCGGACATCCCGAGCCAGGCCAGTTCCGCATCGGGCCGCACACCGATTTCGGCACCGTCACCATCCTCGACCGCGAACCGGGCGCCGGTGGATTGCAGGTCTACAGTGAGCATTCCGGCTGGGCCGACGCGCCGTGGAACCCCGATGCCCTGACCGTCAACATCGGGGACATTCTCGAATACTGGTCGGCGGGACGCTGGCCCGCCGGTCGGCACCGCGTCCTACCACCACAACCCGACGCCCCAGCCGAAGACCTCGTCTCGCTGATCTTCTTCTACGAACTCGACCACGACGCCCTCGTCACCCCTGTTGCCCCGCCCATCGGGCGCCGCGCCGGACTCGAACCGGTGGTGTCCGGGGACTTCATCAGACAGCGCCTGGACGCGATCACCGTCGGCTGA
- a CDS encoding DNA-3-methyladenine glycosylase 2 family protein produces the protein MTTRIATDADTAGTAPDFDRCYRAVQARDARFDGQFFVTVRTTGIYCRPSCPAQTPRPANVGFVLTAAAAQQQGFRACRRCAPDAVPGSPLWNINADMSARAMRLIADGVVEREGVDGLATRLRYSPRHITRVLTRHLGAGPLALARAHRATNARVLIQCTTMPMTDIAFAAGFASVRQFNDTVRAVFGLTPTELRRLPRRKNTPNGTDSAPGSVTLRLPFRAPYRWPWMRWFLDAHAAAGVESVVDDPDSPHGWRYRRILTLPHGIASAEVEPRDDHAVVALRGLDMRDLGVAVNRIRRLLDLDADITAAQDALAADDTMRPLLERAPGLRAPGSLDPAETVIRTMLGQQVSLAAARNQIDRLVDVLGEPVGDWFGPAPGDASTADGEPPSKSFPTPSVIAARGHEVLRGPRRRVDAVIGVAGALADKRVEPHVGVDASDLRAQLLELPGIGPWTADIVTMRVTGDPDVLLTNDLVVVRAAADLGIDLRTTDHWAPWRSYATMHLWRHRLDAAGQIV, from the coding sequence GTGACCACACGCATCGCAACCGACGCCGACACCGCGGGAACCGCGCCGGACTTCGACCGGTGTTACCGCGCGGTGCAGGCCCGCGACGCCCGCTTCGACGGACAGTTCTTCGTCACGGTCCGCACCACCGGTATCTACTGCCGTCCGTCGTGCCCGGCCCAGACACCCCGGCCCGCCAACGTCGGATTCGTGCTCACCGCCGCAGCGGCCCAGCAGCAGGGCTTCCGTGCCTGCCGACGGTGCGCGCCCGATGCCGTACCCGGGTCTCCACTATGGAACATCAACGCCGACATGTCCGCTCGCGCGATGCGGCTCATCGCCGACGGGGTCGTCGAACGCGAGGGAGTCGACGGACTCGCCACGCGCCTGCGGTACTCGCCCCGGCATATCACCCGCGTGCTGACCCGGCATCTGGGCGCCGGGCCGCTCGCCCTCGCCCGGGCGCATCGGGCCACCAACGCGCGGGTGCTCATCCAATGCACGACGATGCCGATGACCGACATCGCCTTCGCCGCCGGATTCGCCAGCGTTCGTCAGTTCAACGACACCGTCCGCGCGGTCTTCGGGCTCACCCCCACCGAACTCCGCCGACTTCCCCGTCGCAAGAACACGCCGAACGGCACCGATTCCGCGCCCGGGAGCGTCACCCTACGACTGCCGTTCCGCGCACCGTACCGCTGGCCGTGGATGCGGTGGTTCCTCGACGCGCACGCCGCCGCGGGCGTCGAGTCCGTCGTCGACGACCCGGACAGCCCCCATGGCTGGCGCTACCGTCGAATTCTCACGCTGCCGCACGGCATCGCCTCGGCAGAAGTGGAGCCGCGGGACGACCATGCCGTGGTGGCGCTCCGTGGACTCGACATGCGCGATCTGGGTGTCGCGGTCAACCGGATTCGTCGTCTGCTCGACCTCGACGCCGACATCACCGCCGCGCAGGACGCGCTCGCCGCGGACGACACGATGCGACCACTGCTCGAACGCGCTCCCGGGCTCCGGGCGCCCGGCAGTCTCGACCCGGCCGAGACGGTCATCCGCACCATGCTCGGTCAACAGGTCAGCCTCGCCGCCGCCCGCAACCAGATCGACCGGCTCGTCGATGTACTCGGTGAACCCGTCGGCGACTGGTTCGGCCCTGCGCCCGGCGACGCTTCGACGGCAGATGGCGAGCCGCCGTCGAAATCCTTCCCGACGCCGAGCGTGATCGCTGCCCGCGGACACGAGGTCCTGCGCGGACCGAGGCGGCGGGTCGACGCCGTGATCGGTGTCGCCGGGGCACTCGCCGACAAGCGAGTGGAACCGCATGTGGGGGTCGATGCGTCTGATCTTCGTGCCCAGCTTCTCGAACTGCCCGGCATCGGCCCCTGGACCGCCGACATCGTCACGATGCGAGTCACCGGCGATCCCGACGTCCTGCTCACGAACGATCTCGTCGTCGTCCGAGCAGCCGCCGACCTCGGGATCGATCTGCGCACGACCGATCACTGGGCACCCTGGCGCTCGTACGCGACCATGCATCTGTGGCGGCACCGACTCGACGCCGCCGGGCAGATCGTGTGA
- a CDS encoding AI-2E family transporter has translation MTDSSDDQRADGTSADATQETSKLGADAVLGGDAVLGGGKKSYPTRLQVMMTGLRSCATVGLQIVLVAAALWVLFWLLAKFWVILLPILLAIIACTILWPPVRWMRNHGIPAAAASLLMMLIGLGVLGGVIGLIVPSVVDQAPELASRATDGVRHLQDWVQGPPLNVDDKQLDNMVNTITGRLQSSASVIAAGVFSGVGTATSVLITMFTSLVLVFFFLKDGPKFVPWLGRTVGRPSGNHLGEVLTRMWNSLGGFIRTQAIVSFVDAALIGLGLFILGVPLAGVLVVITFLGGFIPIVGAFVAGALAVLIALVSNGLTTALIVLGIILAVQQLEGNVLQPWLQAKSMDLHAVIVLLSVTLGGTLFGITGAFLAVPAVASLAVVLRYLNEQIAERAGESLPPPNTPVTTQVGVPDKDPPEDKPNPVKGLLDRD, from the coding sequence GTGACCGACAGCTCGGACGATCAGCGCGCGGACGGCACGTCCGCCGACGCGACACAGGAGACCAGCAAGCTCGGTGCCGATGCCGTCCTCGGCGGCGATGCGGTGCTCGGCGGCGGCAAGAAGTCGTATCCGACGCGACTGCAGGTGATGATGACCGGCCTGCGCTCGTGCGCGACCGTGGGGCTCCAGATCGTGCTCGTCGCCGCGGCGTTGTGGGTGCTGTTCTGGTTGCTGGCGAAGTTCTGGGTGATCCTGCTACCCATTCTGTTGGCGATCATCGCGTGCACCATCCTGTGGCCGCCGGTGCGATGGATGCGCAACCACGGGATACCGGCCGCCGCCGCGTCGCTCCTGATGATGCTGATCGGGCTCGGTGTGCTCGGCGGCGTGATCGGCCTGATCGTGCCGTCGGTCGTCGATCAGGCCCCCGAACTCGCGAGTCGCGCGACCGACGGCGTCCGGCACCTGCAGGACTGGGTGCAGGGTCCGCCGCTCAACGTCGACGACAAGCAACTCGACAACATGGTCAACACGATCACCGGGCGGCTCCAGTCCAGCGCATCGGTCATCGCGGCAGGCGTGTTCAGCGGCGTCGGGACGGCCACCTCGGTCCTCATCACGATGTTCACCTCGCTCGTGCTGGTGTTCTTCTTCCTCAAGGACGGCCCGAAGTTCGTGCCGTGGCTCGGTCGCACCGTCGGCCGCCCGTCGGGCAACCACCTCGGCGAGGTCCTGACCCGCATGTGGAACAGCCTGGGCGGCTTCATCCGGACGCAGGCGATCGTCAGCTTCGTCGATGCCGCACTCATCGGCCTGGGCCTGTTCATCCTGGGCGTGCCGCTCGCCGGCGTACTGGTGGTCATCACCTTCCTCGGTGGTTTCATCCCCATCGTCGGCGCATTCGTCGCCGGTGCCCTGGCCGTGCTGATCGCCTTGGTGTCGAACGGTCTGACCACCGCGCTCATCGTGCTCGGCATCATCCTCGCGGTGCAGCAACTCGAGGGGAACGTGCTGCAGCCGTGGCTGCAGGCCAAGTCCATGGACCTGCACGCGGTGATCGTGCTCTTGTCGGTCACCCTCGGCGGCACGCTCTTCGGCATCACCGGGGCCTTCCTCGCGGTGCCCGCGGTGGCCTCTCTGGCCGTCGTCCTGCGTTATCTGAACGAGCAGATCGCAGAGCGCGCCGGTGAGTCGCTGCCGCCGCCGAACACCCCGGTGACGACCCAGGTCGGGGTTCCCGACAAGGACCCGCCGGAGGACAAACCAAACCCGGTGAAGGGGTTGCTCGACCGCGACTGA
- a CDS encoding arabinofuranosidase: protein MFPVKVAHRVPVVVDTASVTLSRRTVLSAVTVVLLAVAGLLIPTPAIGDAAPSGWRYTMVAFSNSSARDMDVYESTDGLEYRMVRRSAYRPPTGYVRDASIFRHTDGWYYVTYTTADGANIGFARSRDRMNWNFLYNWPVPLCCAFLPGTGDGRGLGSSSGSGSAGSSGSAGSSDGPSLSPFTTKAWAPEWFVEGGRVSVILSMSTGGGFIPYVMTALDPGLRIWSPPVPMLSIGADHIDTTVVKVGPTYHAFTKNETKKFIQHAVATSLLGPYRFVPPGNWGLLVEGPAVVQLPNGAWRMYLDAYRNGRYLYSDSTDGMRTWTPVKQIPGISGTVRHVGVMRERA from the coding sequence ATGTTCCCGGTGAAAGTTGCACATCGCGTGCCGGTCGTCGTCGATACTGCATCGGTGACTCTTTCCAGACGTACCGTCCTGTCGGCGGTGACCGTGGTGCTGCTCGCCGTGGCCGGACTCCTCATCCCGACGCCGGCGATCGGCGACGCCGCACCCTCGGGCTGGCGGTACACGATGGTGGCGTTCAGCAATTCGAGTGCACGCGACATGGACGTGTACGAGTCCACCGATGGTCTCGAGTACCGCATGGTTCGCAGATCCGCGTATCGGCCGCCGACGGGGTACGTGCGGGACGCGAGCATCTTCCGGCACACCGACGGCTGGTACTACGTGACGTACACGACCGCCGACGGGGCGAACATCGGCTTCGCGCGCAGCCGGGACCGCATGAACTGGAATTTCCTGTACAACTGGCCCGTCCCGCTGTGCTGCGCGTTCCTGCCGGGTACAGGCGACGGCCGGGGGCTCGGCTCGTCGAGCGGGTCCGGTTCGGCCGGCTCGTCCGGATCGGCGGGTTCGAGCGATGGCCCGTCGTTGTCGCCCTTCACCACCAAGGCCTGGGCCCCCGAATGGTTCGTCGAGGGCGGCCGGGTCAGCGTGATCCTGTCGATGTCGACCGGCGGTGGCTTCATCCCGTACGTGATGACGGCCCTCGACCCCGGGCTGCGGATCTGGAGCCCGCCCGTCCCGATGCTGAGCATCGGCGCGGACCACATCGACACGACGGTCGTCAAGGTCGGCCCGACCTACCACGCATTCACCAAGAACGAGACGAAGAAGTTCATCCAGCACGCGGTCGCGACGTCGTTGCTGGGGCCCTATCGATTCGTGCCGCCGGGCAACTGGGGCCTTCTCGTCGAGGGGCCGGCCGTCGTCCAACTGCCGAACGGTGCCTGGCGCATGTACCTCGACGCCTATCGAAACGGCCGATATCTGTACTCCGACAGCACCGATGGGATGCGCACCTGGACGCCGGTGAAGCAGATCCCGGGCATCTCCGGGACCGTCCGTCACGTCGGGGTCATGCGGGAGCGGGCCTGA
- a CDS encoding nucleoside deaminase: MTLSLPDRADLDLSGMLDVAYAQARIGLEEGGIPIGAALFAANGTVLGAGHNRRVQADDPSAHGETDAFRAAGRQQDYASTIMVTTLSPCWYCSGLIRQFGIGTVVIGEHTSFYGGEDWLRDHGVEVIVLDDERCTEMMSSYIAANPAVWNEDIGIAPADASEQRA, translated from the coding sequence ATGACGCTCTCCCTCCCCGATCGCGCCGACCTCGACCTCTCCGGGATGCTCGATGTCGCCTACGCGCAGGCTCGAATCGGCCTCGAGGAGGGCGGAATACCGATCGGCGCGGCACTCTTCGCCGCGAACGGCACGGTGCTCGGTGCGGGTCACAATCGGCGCGTACAGGCCGACGACCCGTCGGCGCACGGTGAGACGGACGCGTTCCGCGCCGCCGGACGGCAACAGGACTACGCCTCGACGATCATGGTGACGACGCTGTCACCGTGCTGGTACTGCTCGGGTCTCATCCGTCAGTTCGGCATCGGCACGGTGGTCATCGGCGAGCACACCTCCTTCTACGGCGGCGAGGACTGGTTGCGCGACCACGGGGTCGAGGTCATCGTGCTCGACGACGAGCGGTGCACGGAGATGATGTCGTCGTACATCGCGGCGAATCCCGCGGTGTGGAACGAGGACATCGGCATCGCACCCGCGGACGCGTCGGAGCAGCGGGCATGA
- a CDS encoding GNAT family N-acetyltransferase, protein MYLGYAFDHGVVLVTTDRRGVIALLPPDVPEPDGRFQTEVAGLHGDRLAAVARAQTPAFPAGAWNLATLGVHPDSQGKGLGSSLVRAGLAMVDGRTPPGARVALETSDDRNVMIYERVGFVVTATTPVDMGLVVHSMLRDPGIDGSSTTG, encoded by the coding sequence ATGTATCTGGGGTATGCCTTCGACCACGGCGTCGTGCTGGTCACCACGGATCGGCGGGGTGTGATCGCCTTGCTACCCCCGGACGTGCCGGAGCCGGACGGCCGGTTCCAGACAGAAGTGGCCGGCCTGCACGGCGACCGGTTGGCCGCGGTCGCGCGGGCGCAGACCCCCGCGTTCCCGGCCGGCGCATGGAACCTGGCGACCCTCGGTGTCCACCCGGACAGCCAGGGCAAGGGTCTGGGGAGCTCTCTGGTCCGCGCCGGGCTTGCCATGGTCGACGGCAGGACCCCTCCGGGTGCGCGAGTCGCGCTGGAGACCTCCGACGACCGCAATGTGATGATCTACGAACGCGTCGGGTTCGTCGTCACCGCAACGACTCCGGTCGACATGGGCCTCGTCGTGCATTCGATGCTCCGCGATCCGGGTATCGACGGGTCGTCCACGACCGGGTGA
- a CDS encoding VOC family protein translates to MPISLENVAIAVRDLDAAIAFFTDLGLEVIGRDTVSGEWTDTAVGLDGNHAKIAMLQTPDGHGRLELFEYIHPEAVETRPTQPNDIGMHRVAFSVDDIDAALEVAARHGCHPLRGVATYEDLYKLTYVRGPSDIIVMLAQQLSPS, encoded by the coding sequence ATGCCCATCTCACTCGAGAACGTTGCCATCGCGGTGCGGGACCTCGACGCCGCGATCGCCTTCTTCACCGACCTCGGTCTCGAGGTCATCGGCCGGGACACCGTCAGCGGGGAGTGGACCGACACCGCCGTCGGGCTCGACGGCAATCACGCGAAGATCGCCATGCTGCAGACCCCGGACGGGCACGGGCGCCTCGAGCTCTTCGAGTACATACATCCGGAGGCCGTCGAGACCCGGCCCACCCAGCCCAACGACATCGGGATGCATCGCGTCGCGTTCTCGGTCGACGACATCGACGCGGCTCTCGAAGTGGCGGCGCGGCACGGGTGTCATCCGTTGCGCGGCGTCGCCACCTACGAGGACCTGTACAAACTCACCTACGTGCGCGGCCCGAGCGACATAATCGTCATGCTCGCCCAGCAACTCTCGCCGAGCTGA
- a CDS encoding peptide-methionine (S)-S-oxide reductase: MTSVAPNEEIYLAGGCLWGVQAFLATLPGVTFTEAGRANGSSASLDGEYDGYAECVRTRFDPAVVSTEQLVAYLFEIIDPYSLNRQGPDVGEKYRTGVYSDDPVHLERARQFIGARDNADRIAVEVLPLTNYVRSADEHQDRLARFPGSSCHLPPELLTKYRA; this comes from the coding sequence ATGACGTCTGTCGCGCCGAACGAGGAGATCTACCTCGCCGGCGGCTGTCTGTGGGGCGTGCAGGCGTTTCTCGCGACGCTGCCGGGGGTGACGTTCACCGAGGCCGGTCGGGCCAACGGCAGCAGCGCGTCCCTCGACGGCGAGTACGACGGGTACGCCGAATGTGTGCGGACCCGATTCGATCCGGCCGTCGTGAGTACCGAGCAACTGGTGGCGTACCTCTTCGAGATCATCGACCCGTACAGCCTGAACAGGCAGGGGCCTGATGTCGGCGAGAAGTACCGCACCGGCGTGTATTCCGACGACCCGGTTCATCTCGAGCGGGCGCGACAGTTCATCGGTGCTCGGGACAACGCTGATCGCATCGCCGTCGAGGTGCTCCCGCTGACGAACTATGTGCGCAGTGCCGACGAGCACCAGGATCGGCTCGCGCGGTTCCCGGGGAGCTCGTGCCACCTTCCGCCGGAGCTGTTGACGAAGTACCGGGCCTGA